Proteins encoded within one genomic window of Gadus chalcogrammus isolate NIFS_2021 chromosome 6, NIFS_Gcha_1.0, whole genome shotgun sequence:
- the LOC130384147 gene encoding sialic acid-binding Ig-like lectin 14 isoform X1 — MTGSWRVFLLCSLLQGAGCYQRFEALMPERVTTLSGSCVTVPCSFTLEDRYKDKLHHGCIPTWKKGEQLISNTTFRGNLKAYNCTTTFNNVLEDNVQYYFRIDCGDGRWEIWNQLKYSFKENPVTFMIKGLPDAPRLTPPKEPVVEGTPVELGCSAPSYCDTHPPTVTWTPALGLSTQLQQNDTVTSTLTFNASLLHHGNNVSCTAAYYIPSGNKTVTSTIYKILSISYAPRNTSAVGSPCLPAREGGCLNLTCSSHANPAVSEVTWYRIHREHILKIGTGSSLSIQLWNANNVFFCEVRNDFGTEKSTVYKIDIQIPSQIFNIPDLVLCIGKSAVIFVGIVCVVVCIIRTRKVGEETRSFNAATVKRAPPDEEESQVTWIQAPH, encoded by the exons ATGACTGGATCCTGGAGAGTATTCCTGCTCTGTAGTCTCCTGCAAG gtgctgggTGTTACCAAAGATTTGAGGCCCTAATGCCAGAAAGAGTGACGACACTCAGTGGATCCTGTGTTACCGTTCCTTGTTCCTTCACCTTGGAGGACAGGTATAAAGACAAGCTACATCATGGATGTATACCAACATGGAAAAAAGGAGAACAATTGATCAGTAATACAACATTCAGGGGAAATCTAAAGGCGTACAACTGTACTACAACATTCAATAACGTACTTGAAGACAAtgttcaatattattttagaatTGACTGTGGAGATGGAAGATGGGAGATTTGGAATCAACTCAAGTATAGTTTTAAAGAAAACCCAGTGACCTTCATGATCAAGG GGCTCCCTGATGCACCTCGTTTGACCCCCCCCAAGGAGCCGGTGGTGGAGGGGACTCCTGTGGAGCTGGGGTGCTCTGCCCCGTCCTACTGtgacacccacccccccactgtGACGTGGACCCCCGCCCTGGGGCTCAGCACCCAGCTCCAGCAGAACGATACCGTGACCTCCACTCTGACCTTCAatgcctccctcctccaccatggAAACAATGTCTCCTGCACTGCGGCCTACTACATACCATCTGGGAACAAAACTGTGACGTCTACAATATACAAGATACTCAGTATCTCAT ATGCCCCCAGGAACACCTCTGCTGTCGGCAGCCCGTGTCTTCCAGCCAGAGAGGGAGGCTGCCTGAACCTGACCTGCTCCAGTCATGCTAACCCTGCTGTCAGCGAGGTCACCTGGTACCGAATACACAGAGAACACATCCTTAAGATCGGGACTGGATCTTCTCTGTCCATCCAGCTGTGGAACGCCAATAACGTTTTCTTCTGTGAGGTCCGGAATGACTTTGGCACAGAAAAGTCTACTGTCTACAAGATCGACATTCAAA TTCCTTCACAGATCTTTAATATTCCAGACTTGGTGCTATGCATTGGCAAATCTGCTGTGATATTCGTGGGCATAGTGTGCGTGGTCGTGTGTATT